Proteins encoded in a region of the Arvicanthis niloticus isolate mArvNil1 chromosome 16, mArvNil1.pat.X, whole genome shotgun sequence genome:
- the Cfap97 gene encoding cilia- and flagella-associated protein 97 isoform X2, with amino-acid sequence MDRFGDISEGEVDHSFFDSDFEDTKKCESNSIFDKQNDDDIKEGKKKDTKNVNLKFGIQNDDLKEKIGNDTENVNLKLGIQTKENYLTQKGNERKAKFSSKEHVENDPTQTRSSSLLTSSKSKKSCDATKGHKLHLPVPNRIPKIVKGEDDYYTDGEESSDDGKKYVRSKSAKPSGNLKKNSSKKYSKVSSSSLSSSSSRSSSECSDIGSDMQNKSDSHSSGKHVSSVTPSSPKQKCKSGRKSSAQPSSTKQKPGDYNESEDNVTDVTPLSTPDISPAQSFELGQSHDQKVKVKRQENVSRDVYEDVEALKNDSRCLKSAKRKEKHGQNLASKSSVLDANLDRRSKQKVLHDTMDLNHLLKAFLQLDKKGPQKHHFEQPSIIPRKNYSFTREEVRQIDRENQRLLKELSRQAEKPGSKSTIPGRSIGHPPKLYHSALNRQREQQRIERENMALLKRLEAVKPTVGMKRSEQLMDYHRNMSYLNPSPSIRRVRSTLGHYSPLRGASRTSSATSGLSCKTDRSVLDTSSGFLLRPKPPNVRTAWL; translated from the exons ATGGATCGGTTTGGAGATATCTCAGAAGGTGAAGTGGACCATTCTTTCTTTGACAGTGATTTTGAAGATACAAAGAAATGTGAAAGTAATTCCATTTTTGACAAGCAAAATGATGATGAcattaaggaaggaaaaaaaaaggacaccAAAAATGTAAATTTGAAATTTGGAATACAAAATGATGACCTTAAAGAGAAAATAGGtaatgacacagaaaatgtgaaTTTGAAGCTTGgaatacaaacaaaagaaaattaccttactcagaaaggaaatgaaagaaaagcaaaattttcTTCAAAGGAACATGTAGAAAATGATCCTACACAAACAAGAAGTTCCTCATTGTTGACTTCTTCAAAATCAAAAAAATCGTGTGATGCCACAAAAGGACATAAGTTACACTTGCCTGTTCCAAATAGAATTCCAAAAATTGTGAAAGGTGAGGATGATTACTACACAGATGGAGAGGAAAGCAGTGACGATGGGAAGAAGTACGTGAGGTCTAAGTCAGCTAAGCCCTCtggtaacttaaaaaaaaactcgAGTAAGAAGTATTCTAAAGTCAGttcctcctctttgtcttcctcatCTTCAAGATCAAGCTCAGAATGCTCAGATATAGGATCTGACATGCAAAATAAATCTGACTCACACTCATCAGGGAAACATGTTTCTAGTGTAACCCCCTCATCACCAAAACAGAAGTGTAAGTCAGGAAGAAAATCAAGTGCACAGCCTTCCAGTACTAAACAAAAACCTGGTGACTATAATGAATCCGAAGACAATGTGACAGATGTAACTCCTTTGTCAACTCCAGATATTAGCCCTGCCCAGTCGTTTGAGTTGGGCCAATCACATGATcaaaaagtaaaagttaaaagaCAGGAAAATGTGAGCCGGGATGTGTACGAAGATGTAGAGGCTTTAAAGAATGATTCAAGATGTCTGAAATCagccaaaaggaaagaaaagcatgggCAGAATCTTGCTTCCAAGTCATCCGTGTTAGATGCAAATCTAGATCGTAGATCCAAACAAAAAGTTCTGCATGACACAATGGACCTTAATCATCTCTTGAAAG CTTTCCTGCAATTAGATAAAAAGGGACCACAGAAACATCACTTTGAGCAGCCTTCAATAATACCTAGGAAAAACTACTCTTTCACAAGAGAAGAGGTGAGACAGATTGATCGGGAAAACCAGAGGCTTTTGAAAGAACTGTCAAGACAGGCTGAAAAACCAGGAAGCAAAAGTACAATTCCTGGAAGATCCATCGGCCATCCCCCAAAGTTGTATCATAGTGCTCTCAACAGACAGAGGGAACAGCAAAGAATCGAAAGAGAAAATATG GCTTTATTGAAACGGCTTGAAGCTGTGAAGCCAACAGTTGGCATGAAACGCTCTGAACAGCTGATGGACTACCATCGGAATATGAGTTACCTCAATCCTTCACCGTCCATTCGACGAGTGAGATCTACGCTTGGCCATTATAGCCCACTGA GAGGAGCTTCCAGGACATCCAGTGCAACCAGTGGTCTCAGTTGTAAGACTGATCGATCAGTGTTGGACACATCCAGTGGCTTTTTGCTAAGACCGAAACCCCCGAATGTTCGTACTGCTTGGTTGTAA
- the Cfap97 gene encoding cilia- and flagella-associated protein 97 isoform X1: MSRPTAASWVYEQVMPWSAGRPWWSPFHEPPNPREPLRRSCRPYSTGLITVTGSPGTMDDRNAGHTIFCRDSAPQSPRLSPSADSIPSSFRPRSRVRESRLAAYVGEGESWRCDCACAERARTRTLRAARESVAATVPRFSFGIMDRFGDISEGEVDHSFFDSDFEDTKKCESNSIFDKQNDDDIKEGKKKDTKNVNLKFGIQNDDLKEKIGNDTENVNLKLGIQTKENYLTQKGNERKAKFSSKEHVENDPTQTRSSSLLTSSKSKKSCDATKGHKLHLPVPNRIPKIVKGEDDYYTDGEESSDDGKKYVRSKSAKPSGNLKKNSSKKYSKVSSSSLSSSSSRSSSECSDIGSDMQNKSDSHSSGKHVSSVTPSSPKQKCKSGRKSSAQPSSTKQKPGDYNESEDNVTDVTPLSTPDISPAQSFELGQSHDQKVKVKRQENVSRDVYEDVEALKNDSRCLKSAKRKEKHGQNLASKSSVLDANLDRRSKQKVLHDTMDLNHLLKAFLQLDKKGPQKHHFEQPSIIPRKNYSFTREEVRQIDRENQRLLKELSRQAEKPGSKSTIPGRSIGHPPKLYHSALNRQREQQRIERENMALLKRLEAVKPTVGMKRSEQLMDYHRNMSYLNPSPSIRRVRSTLGHYSPLRGASRTSSATSGLSCKTDRSVLDTSSGFLLRPKPPNVRTAWL; the protein is encoded by the exons ATGTCTAGACCTACCGCAGCGTCGTGGGTATACGAGCAAGTGATGCCCTGGTCAGCAGGGAGGCCTTGGTGGTCTCCTTTCCACGAGCCTCCAAATCCTCGCGAGCCCCTGCGGAGAAGCTGTCGCCCCTACAGCACAGGCCTGATCACTGTGACGGGGTCTCCCGGAACTATGGACGACAGGAACGCCGGCCACACCATCTTCTGCAGAGACTCGGCTCCGCAGTCGCCCCGCCTTTCCCCTTCCGCTGACTCTATCCCCAGCAGCTTCCGCCCGCGCTCACGTGTGCGCGAGTCTCGGTTAGCTGcttatgtgggggagggggaaagctgGAGGTGTGACTGCGCGTGCGCAGAGCGAGCAAGAACCCGAACGCTCCGCGCGGCGCGAGAGTCGGTAGCGGCCACAGTTCCCAG attttcttttgGCATCATGGATCGGTTTGGAGATATCTCAGAAGGTGAAGTGGACCATTCTTTCTTTGACAGTGATTTTGAAGATACAAAGAAATGTGAAAGTAATTCCATTTTTGACAAGCAAAATGATGATGAcattaaggaaggaaaaaaaaaggacaccAAAAATGTAAATTTGAAATTTGGAATACAAAATGATGACCTTAAAGAGAAAATAGGtaatgacacagaaaatgtgaaTTTGAAGCTTGgaatacaaacaaaagaaaattaccttactcagaaaggaaatgaaagaaaagcaaaattttcTTCAAAGGAACATGTAGAAAATGATCCTACACAAACAAGAAGTTCCTCATTGTTGACTTCTTCAAAATCAAAAAAATCGTGTGATGCCACAAAAGGACATAAGTTACACTTGCCTGTTCCAAATAGAATTCCAAAAATTGTGAAAGGTGAGGATGATTACTACACAGATGGAGAGGAAAGCAGTGACGATGGGAAGAAGTACGTGAGGTCTAAGTCAGCTAAGCCCTCtggtaacttaaaaaaaaactcgAGTAAGAAGTATTCTAAAGTCAGttcctcctctttgtcttcctcatCTTCAAGATCAAGCTCAGAATGCTCAGATATAGGATCTGACATGCAAAATAAATCTGACTCACACTCATCAGGGAAACATGTTTCTAGTGTAACCCCCTCATCACCAAAACAGAAGTGTAAGTCAGGAAGAAAATCAAGTGCACAGCCTTCCAGTACTAAACAAAAACCTGGTGACTATAATGAATCCGAAGACAATGTGACAGATGTAACTCCTTTGTCAACTCCAGATATTAGCCCTGCCCAGTCGTTTGAGTTGGGCCAATCACATGATcaaaaagtaaaagttaaaagaCAGGAAAATGTGAGCCGGGATGTGTACGAAGATGTAGAGGCTTTAAAGAATGATTCAAGATGTCTGAAATCagccaaaaggaaagaaaagcatgggCAGAATCTTGCTTCCAAGTCATCCGTGTTAGATGCAAATCTAGATCGTAGATCCAAACAAAAAGTTCTGCATGACACAATGGACCTTAATCATCTCTTGAAAG CTTTCCTGCAATTAGATAAAAAGGGACCACAGAAACATCACTTTGAGCAGCCTTCAATAATACCTAGGAAAAACTACTCTTTCACAAGAGAAGAGGTGAGACAGATTGATCGGGAAAACCAGAGGCTTTTGAAAGAACTGTCAAGACAGGCTGAAAAACCAGGAAGCAAAAGTACAATTCCTGGAAGATCCATCGGCCATCCCCCAAAGTTGTATCATAGTGCTCTCAACAGACAGAGGGAACAGCAAAGAATCGAAAGAGAAAATATG GCTTTATTGAAACGGCTTGAAGCTGTGAAGCCAACAGTTGGCATGAAACGCTCTGAACAGCTGATGGACTACCATCGGAATATGAGTTACCTCAATCCTTCACCGTCCATTCGACGAGTGAGATCTACGCTTGGCCATTATAGCCCACTGA GAGGAGCTTCCAGGACATCCAGTGCAACCAGTGGTCTCAGTTGTAAGACTGATCGATCAGTGTTGGACACATCCAGTGGCTTTTTGCTAAGACCGAAACCCCCGAATGTTCGTACTGCTTGGTTGTAA
- the Cfap97 gene encoding cilia- and flagella-associated protein 97 isoform X3 → MWTRLVWTPSEIRLPLLSECWNQRITRFQRLCRKLSQMSRPTAASWVYEQVMPWSAGRPWWSPFHEPPNPREPLRRSCRPYSTGLITVTGSPGTMDDRNAGHTIFCRDSAPQSPRLSPSADSIPSSFRPRSRVRESRLAAYVGEGESWRCDCACAERARTRTLRAARESVAATVPRFSFGIMDRFGDISEGEVDHSFFDSDFEDTKKCESNSIFDKQNDDDIKEGKKKDTKNVNLKFGIQNDDLKEKIGNDTENVNLKLGIQTKENYLTQKGNERKAKFSSKEHVENDPTQTRSSSLLTSSKSKKSCDATKGHKLHLPVPNRIPKIVKGEDDYYTDGEESSDDGKKYVRSKSAKPSGNLKKNSSKKYSKVSSSSLSSSSSRSSSECSDIGSDMQNKSDSHSSGKHVSSVTPSSPKQKCKSGRKSSAQPSSTKQKPGDYNESEDNVTDVTPLSTPDISPAQSFELGQSHDQKVKVKRQENVSRDVYEDVEALKNDSRCLKSAKRKEKHGQNLASKSSVLDANLDRRSKQKVLHDTMDLNHLLKAFLQLDKKGPQKHHFEQPSIIPRKNYSFTREEVRQIDRENQRLLKELSRQAEKPGSKSTIPGRSIGHPPKLYHSALNRQREQQRIERENMALLKRLEAVKPTVGMKRSEQLMDYHRNMSYLNPSPSIRRVRSTLGHYSPLRGASRTSSATSGLSCKTDRSVLDTSSGFLLRPKPPNVRTAWL, encoded by the exons atgtggaccaggctagtCTGGACCCCCtcagagatccgcttgcctctgctttcagagtgctggaatcaaag AATTACAAGATTTCAGCGTCTTTGTAGGAAACTATCCCAGATGTCTAGACCTACCGCAGCGTCGTGGGTATACGAGCAAGTGATGCCCTGGTCAGCAGGGAGGCCTTGGTGGTCTCCTTTCCACGAGCCTCCAAATCCTCGCGAGCCCCTGCGGAGAAGCTGTCGCCCCTACAGCACAGGCCTGATCACTGTGACGGGGTCTCCCGGAACTATGGACGACAGGAACGCCGGCCACACCATCTTCTGCAGAGACTCGGCTCCGCAGTCGCCCCGCCTTTCCCCTTCCGCTGACTCTATCCCCAGCAGCTTCCGCCCGCGCTCACGTGTGCGCGAGTCTCGGTTAGCTGcttatgtgggggagggggaaagctgGAGGTGTGACTGCGCGTGCGCAGAGCGAGCAAGAACCCGAACGCTCCGCGCGGCGCGAGAGTCGGTAGCGGCCACAGTTCCCAG attttcttttgGCATCATGGATCGGTTTGGAGATATCTCAGAAGGTGAAGTGGACCATTCTTTCTTTGACAGTGATTTTGAAGATACAAAGAAATGTGAAAGTAATTCCATTTTTGACAAGCAAAATGATGATGAcattaaggaaggaaaaaaaaaggacaccAAAAATGTAAATTTGAAATTTGGAATACAAAATGATGACCTTAAAGAGAAAATAGGtaatgacacagaaaatgtgaaTTTGAAGCTTGgaatacaaacaaaagaaaattaccttactcagaaaggaaatgaaagaaaagcaaaattttcTTCAAAGGAACATGTAGAAAATGATCCTACACAAACAAGAAGTTCCTCATTGTTGACTTCTTCAAAATCAAAAAAATCGTGTGATGCCACAAAAGGACATAAGTTACACTTGCCTGTTCCAAATAGAATTCCAAAAATTGTGAAAGGTGAGGATGATTACTACACAGATGGAGAGGAAAGCAGTGACGATGGGAAGAAGTACGTGAGGTCTAAGTCAGCTAAGCCCTCtggtaacttaaaaaaaaactcgAGTAAGAAGTATTCTAAAGTCAGttcctcctctttgtcttcctcatCTTCAAGATCAAGCTCAGAATGCTCAGATATAGGATCTGACATGCAAAATAAATCTGACTCACACTCATCAGGGAAACATGTTTCTAGTGTAACCCCCTCATCACCAAAACAGAAGTGTAAGTCAGGAAGAAAATCAAGTGCACAGCCTTCCAGTACTAAACAAAAACCTGGTGACTATAATGAATCCGAAGACAATGTGACAGATGTAACTCCTTTGTCAACTCCAGATATTAGCCCTGCCCAGTCGTTTGAGTTGGGCCAATCACATGATcaaaaagtaaaagttaaaagaCAGGAAAATGTGAGCCGGGATGTGTACGAAGATGTAGAGGCTTTAAAGAATGATTCAAGATGTCTGAAATCagccaaaaggaaagaaaagcatgggCAGAATCTTGCTTCCAAGTCATCCGTGTTAGATGCAAATCTAGATCGTAGATCCAAACAAAAAGTTCTGCATGACACAATGGACCTTAATCATCTCTTGAAAG CTTTCCTGCAATTAGATAAAAAGGGACCACAGAAACATCACTTTGAGCAGCCTTCAATAATACCTAGGAAAAACTACTCTTTCACAAGAGAAGAGGTGAGACAGATTGATCGGGAAAACCAGAGGCTTTTGAAAGAACTGTCAAGACAGGCTGAAAAACCAGGAAGCAAAAGTACAATTCCTGGAAGATCCATCGGCCATCCCCCAAAGTTGTATCATAGTGCTCTCAACAGACAGAGGGAACAGCAAAGAATCGAAAGAGAAAATATG GCTTTATTGAAACGGCTTGAAGCTGTGAAGCCAACAGTTGGCATGAAACGCTCTGAACAGCTGATGGACTACCATCGGAATATGAGTTACCTCAATCCTTCACCGTCCATTCGACGAGTGAGATCTACGCTTGGCCATTATAGCCCACTGA GAGGAGCTTCCAGGACATCCAGTGCAACCAGTGGTCTCAGTTGTAAGACTGATCGATCAGTGTTGGACACATCCAGTGGCTTTTTGCTAAGACCGAAACCCCCGAATGTTCGTACTGCTTGGTTGTAA